The Microterricola viridarii genome segment GATCGCCGCCATCGCCGGCGGCACGGTGCGGGATGCCGGCGACGGCACCATCGACGTCTACATCGGCGGCAACGCCCTCGTCACCGGCACCACGGCGCGCGTGGTCAACGTGGTCGGCTCGAACACTATGGCCGGCGCGGATGCCGCACCGGTCACGCTCGAGTGGGCGCACCGCCCCGGCACCGCGATCTCCCTCGACGGGGGCGAACTGGCCGGTGCGGTCTCGACGCTGGCGCCCGCCTCGAGCGGCGGAGCCATCGCCAAGGCCGCGGCCTCGCTCAACGACTTCGCCCTGAAGCTCGCGGATGCCGTGAACACCGTGCACCGCACCGGCGTCAGCTCCGACGGCAGCACCAACCTCGAATTCTTCGCGTTTGCCGCTGGCAAGCCGGCCGCGCAGGGCCTCACGGTCGTGCCCACCGGCGCGGCGGGCATCGCGACCGGCGGCCCCGGCCTCGGCAACAGCGACGGCAGCATCGCCGACAAGATCTCGCAGCTGGGCGTCGGCCCCGGCTCACCGGATTCCGTCTGGTCGAACTTCGTCGTCGAACTCGGCATCGCCACACGCTCAGAGAAGCGTCAGGCCGATCTGGCCGCGTTGGCCACCACCTCGGCCGTCGGGATGCAGTTGGCGAACGCATCCGTCGACCTCGATGAGGAGAACGTGAGCCTGCTCATGTACCAGCACGCCTATCAGGGCGCGGCGCGCGTGATGACGGCCGTCGACGAGATGCTCGATGTGCTGATCAACCGCACCGGGCTCGTGGGAAGGTAAGCAATGATCTCCAGAGTCACCCAACAGACCACGTTGCTCACGGCGCAGCGCAACCTGCAGGCGAACGCAGCACAGCTGGCCAAGCTGCAGGACCAGGCGTCTACGCGCAAGGCGTTCTCGCGCGCATCCGAAGACCCGAGCGGCGCCGCCGACGCGCTCCGTATTCGGGCGCAGCAGCGGGCCAACGACCAGCACAGCCGCAACGTCAACAACGGCCTCGGCTGGGTCACCACCCTCGACTCGACGCTCACCGAGGTCAACGACGTGATGAAGCGCGTGCGCGACCTCACCGTGCAGGGCGCCAACGACGGATCGCTCTCCGCCACCGCCAAGGAAGCGATCGCCGTCGAGCTGGACAGCTTGAAAGACCACCTGCTCGGCCTCGCGAACACGCAGTACCTGGGCCGCACCGTCTTCGCCGGCAACTCGAGTGACGGCGTCGCGTTCAACCCCGACTACAGCTTCACCGGAGCGCCGGGCAGCGAAGTGAACCGCCGTGTCGGCCCCGACACGACGGTGCGCGTGGACGGCGACGGTTCCGCCGTCTTCGGCGAGGGGGCGACCTCGGTCTTCGCCCTCATCGAGGGCATCGCCGCCGACCTCCGCGGCGGCACCAACATCGGCGCCCGCCTGGGCGACATCGACCAGCGCATGAGCGCCGTTCGCACCGAACACTCCGCGGTCGGCAGCCGCCACGCACTCATCATGCGCGCCGAGGAGGCAGTCATGGACAAAACCGTTTCGTTCGAGGCACAACGCGCCGCGGTCGAGGACATCGAACTCAGCCGCATCATCCTGGACCTCAAAGCCCAGGAGATCACCTACCAGGCCGCGCTGGGCGTCACCGCCCGCGTGCTGCAGCCGACGCTGATGGACTTCCTGCGATGAGCACTCTGAACTTCATCGCCTCGCCTCCCGGCTTCGAGCCGAGCCTGCAGTTCGCCTTCACCCCGGTGGATGGCTCGACCGGGCTCTACACGCTGGCCGCGACGGATGACGAGGCACGACGTGTCTTCGTCGTCGACGCCGCCATCTACCTGCAGGACTACTCGCCGAGCCTGAACACCGCTCAGGCCGAGGCGCTGGGCCTGACCTCCGGCGCGGACGCCCAGGTCTACGTCGTGGCCAACGCCGCGGCA includes the following:
- the flgK gene encoding flagellar hook-associated protein FlgK — its product is MSTFSGLNTAYRGLAAAKAGIDVSGQNIANARTEGYTRQRLTTSAIGGPTMAGKFSVGVRPGGGVNIDGIARLGDMHLDARVRASAAVSGFSAVRAGVFSGLEAVLHEPGPNGISTQLQSFWASWQELSNSAGEGAQSGLLLQQSQVLAQQISSTYTEFDNQWTQVRGEVRDLAAELNGAASQLADLNGRIRQATASGGSVNELLDQRNLLTTTIAAIAGGTVRDAGDGTIDVYIGGNALVTGTTARVVNVVGSNTMAGADAAPVTLEWAHRPGTAISLDGGELAGAVSTLAPASSGGAIAKAAASLNDFALKLADAVNTVHRTGVSSDGSTNLEFFAFAAGKPAAQGLTVVPTGAAGIATGGPGLGNSDGSIADKISQLGVGPGSPDSVWSNFVVELGIATRSEKRQADLAALATTSAVGMQLANASVDLDEENVSLLMYQHAYQGAARVMTAVDEMLDVLINRTGLVGR
- the flgL gene encoding flagellar hook-associated protein FlgL, whose protein sequence is MISRVTQQTTLLTAQRNLQANAAQLAKLQDQASTRKAFSRASEDPSGAADALRIRAQQRANDQHSRNVNNGLGWVTTLDSTLTEVNDVMKRVRDLTVQGANDGSLSATAKEAIAVELDSLKDHLLGLANTQYLGRTVFAGNSSDGVAFNPDYSFTGAPGSEVNRRVGPDTTVRVDGDGSAVFGEGATSVFALIEGIAADLRGGTNIGARLGDIDQRMSAVRTEHSAVGSRHALIMRAEEAVMDKTVSFEAQRAAVEDIELSRIILDLKAQEITYQAALGVTARVLQPTLMDFLR
- the fliW gene encoding flagellar assembly protein FliW, with product MSTLNFIASPPGFEPSLQFAFTPVDGSTGLYTLAATDDEARRVFVVDAAIYLQDYSPSLNTAQAEALGLTSGADAQVYVVANAAASGTTVNLLAPVVVNSVTNAAAQFILDGDWPLRAPLGA